Proteins encoded together in one Ipomoea triloba cultivar NCNSP0323 chromosome 4, ASM357664v1 window:
- the LOC116015268 gene encoding uncharacterized protein LOC116015268 → MDESESYPYYSSPQPGRGGGASTPSSSSTTSVHVTALDGLVNVNSLFTVAVFVGLSLATPGQKSLEERSNCDAGIDVVKKLLVFEVVSFSFFLFSSLVAQGLKLAINLLNSKDADEAFRAHVNAKVLRLGMVGSAVGSVMGCLFLMLSMVNVIEIRLGMLSCGSKSAVHTVAVLVILVTSALLVYISTVIYAFLH, encoded by the exons ATGGATGA ATCTGAGTCATACCCGTATTACTCCTCCCCGCAACCCGGAAGAGGCGGCGGCGCCTCGACGCCGTCGTCGTCGTCCACCACGAGCGTCCACGTGACGGCGCTGGACGGGCTAGTGAACGTGAACTCCCTCTTCACCGTCGCGGTGTTCGTGGGGCTATCCCTAGCGACTCCGGGGCAGAAAAGCCTGGAAGAGCGGTCCAATTGCGACGCGGGGATCGATGTGGTGAAGAAACTCCTAGTTTTCGAGGTTGTGTCTTTCAGCTTTTTCCTGTTCTCTTCCCTGGTGGCTCAGGGGCTGAAATTGGCGATTAATTTGCTGAACAGCAAGGATGCGGATGAGGCGTTTAGGGCGCATGTGAACGCGAAGGTTCTGAGGCTTGGGATGGTGGGGTCGGCGGTTGGGTCGGTGATGGGGTGCCTGTTCTTGATGCTTTCGATGGTGAATGTGATTGAGATCCGGCTGGGGATGCTGTCTTGTGGGAGCAAATCGGCTGTTCATACTGTGGCGGTTTTGGTGATTCTGGTTACCTCTGCTCTTCTTGTTTATATTTCAACTGTCATTTATGCTTTTCTGCACTGA
- the LOC116016247 gene encoding poly(A)-specific ribonuclease PARN-like isoform X1: MLQRRLFCTAISETAFRSNSGGSNYGKWGIKQVTKSNFSETLNEIETRITESDFIAVSLQTTGAYSSPWQRLLPFDTAEIAYLKAKRAAERYQILQFAVCPFSLRESKLIASPYNFHLFPRDELKTGMPSYSFSCQSSYLISIAREGFDFNACINDGISYLSRAQELAAKDHIRSPSAGSCTVPSPSSRSVADSIFINRIKSRVKHWRNACTDQSKKTEDVLISSLRKMIAATEVHGSRPCLNIDICSEQQVQLVLETLKEFVDVVPLLIPANGGGTQTVRVVLTSSQEDKDLLEKELQELENKHNKRVRGFREVVDLISCSQKPVVAHNSLNDFTSIHSKFIAPLPSTLDEFRHSLGRVFPHILDVKHLMKELGSQKNLNNIYVATSYLNSRFFAPVYVELPHQAISTKADSVKSHGHNVLKISELFAKVCSILKVDPKAPEAIEHRGQLPPALECYANIFDPCSTSYQDPPINEEDVRVRAKSCKRVSSKNVVFLWGFQSGISTGQVKSLLYGKHEVFSSEFDIQLVDESCAVLVFSSPGLSAVLLEALDSGSLKEMVSEGIRAARYDAYVKVCKLGLWKANLADSLELALEEESECLSEAHIAKDLSVIHWNSDEMINLDDL, translated from the exons ATGTTACAGAGACGCTTATTTTGCACTGCTATTTCCGAAACAGCTTTCCGGTCAAACTCCGGCGGCAGCAACTACGGCAAATGGGGCATCAAGCAAGTTACCAAGTCCAACTTCTCCGAGACACTGAACGAGATAGAGACCCGCATAACGGAATCCGATTTCATTGCCGTGTCGTTACAGACGACCGGCGCTTACTCTTCCCCTTGGCAACGGCTGCTCCCCTTCGACACCGCCGAAATCGCTTATCTCAAAGCTAAGCGCGCTGCCGAACGGTACCAGATTCTTCAATTCGCCGTTTGCCCTTTCTCTCTCAGGGAGTCCAAACTCATTGCTTCCCC ATACAATTTTCATTTGTTCCCAAGGGATGAGCTGAAAACAGGGATGCCTTCTTACAGTTTTTCGTGCCAGTCATCGTATTTGATCTCTATTGCTCGAGAAGGTTTCGATTTTAATGCTTGCATAAACGACG GCATATCATACTTATCCAGAGCACAAGAACTAGCTGCAAAAGACCATATTAGGAGTCCATCAGCTGGCAGCTGTACAGTTCCATCTCCATCATCCCGATCAGTTGCTGattctatatttataaacaGGATCAAATCCCGAGTTAAACATTGGAGAAATGCTTGCACTGATCAAAGCAAGAAAACTGAAG ATGTTTTGATAAGTTCCTTGAGGAAAATGATCGCAGCAACCGAAGTACATGGTTCTAGGCCTTGCCTGAACATAGATATCTGCAGTGAACAGCAAGTGCAGCTTGTGCTAGAG ACACTGAAGGAGTTTGTTGATGTTGTACCTCTATTAATTCCAGCAAATGGAGGTGGGACTCAGACAGTCCGGGTTGTTTTGACGAGTTCCCAAGAAGACAAGGATCTCCTTGAG AAGGAACTTCAAGAACTGGAAAATAAGCATAATAAGCGTGTTCGTGGCTTTCGAGAGGTGGTTGATCTGATTTCCTGTTCTCAGAAACCTGTGGTTGCCCACAACTCACTAAATG ATTTTACATCTATTCATTCCAAATTCATAGCTCCACTACCATCAACCCTGGATGAATTTAGACACTCATTGGGTCGTGTCTTCCCTCACATACTTGATGTGAAACATCTTATGAAGGAACTTGGCTCTCAGAAGAATTTGAACAATATATATGTGGCTACATCTTACCTAAATAGCAGGTTCTTTGCCCCGGTATATGTGGAGCTTCCCCACCAAG CTATATCAACCAAGGCAGACAGTGTCAAGAGTCATGGCCATAATGTTTTAAAGATAAGCGAGTTGTTTGCCAAGGTGTGCTCCATTTTGAAAGTTGATCCAAAAGCTCCTGAAGCCATTGAGCACCGTGGCCAATTGCCTCCAGCTCTAGAATGCTATGCAAATATTTTTGATCCATGCTCAACCAGTTATCAGGATCCTCCTATCAATGAAGAAGATGTCAGAGTTCGGGCAAAAAGCTGTAAAAGAGTTAGCAGTAAAAATGTGGTCTTCCTGTGGGGGTTCCAGAGTGGGATTTCCACTGGACAGGTGAAAAGCCTTCTATATGGTAAACACGAAGTCTTCTCGAGcgaatttgacattcaattggTGGACGAGAGTTGTGCAGTACTTGTTTTTTCGAGTCCTGGTTTGTCTGCAGTTCTCTTGGAGGCATTGGATTCTGGTTCTTTGAAAGAGATGGTCTCTGAAGGCATTAGAGCTGCTAGATATGATGCATATGTAAAAGTGTGCAAGTTAGGGTTATGGAAAGCAAACCTGGCTGATTCTTTAGAACTGGCTTTGGAAGAAGAATCTGAATGCCTTTCAGAAGCTCACATTGCAAAGGATCTTTCAGTGATACATTGGAATAGTGATGAAATGATCAATCTAGATGACCTGTAA
- the LOC116016250 gene encoding uncharacterized protein LOC116016250, translating to MPNPHSSSATKTKGHYHTKKNVHVTALDSVVDVNSLFTIAMFLGLDNELVSPGELQSLNVREECQPGANTAKMLIVFEIISFSFYLFSSLVAQSIKLSLDLQPPDQVAGKDGSEESLWLTTGVLFSAMSSMLGCLFMLVSVVYVVELRLGVLSCMAASTLVSVAFLIPLSLTGIIIYVFVAISVYVSRASGPDAGGGQQEA from the exons ATGCCCAATCCACACTCATCGTCCGCTACTAAAAC AAAAGGGCATTATCATACCAAGAAGAACGTGCACGTGACGGCACTGGACAGTGTGGTGGATGTGAACTCACTGTTCACCATCGCCATGTTTTTGGGGCTGGACAATGAGCTGGTCTCGCCGGGGGAGTTGCAGAGCCTTAACGTCCGGGAGGAGTGCCAGCCGGGAGCCAACACCGCCAAGATGCTCATCGTCTTCGAGATAATCTCCTTCAGCTTCTACCTCTTCTCCTCCCTCGTCGCCCAGTCGATCAAGCTGTCGCTCGATCTACAGCCGCCAGACCAGGTGGCCGGAAAGGATGGCTCCGAAGAGTCGTTATGGTTGACGACGGGAGTCCTCTTCTCAGCGATGTCGTCGATGCTGGGGTGCTTGTTCATGCTGGTGTCTGTGGTGTATGTGGTCGAGTTGAGGCTGGGAGTGCTTTCTTGCATGGCTGCGTCGACGCTTGTGAGTGTTGCGTTCTTGATCCCGTTGTCGTTGACCGGAATAATCATCTACGTTTTTGTGGCCATCAGCGTATATGTTAGCCGTGCTAGTGGCCCCGACGCCGGCGGCGGCCAACAGGAAGCCTAG
- the LOC116016995 gene encoding ubiquitin-like-conjugating enzyme ATG10 gives MSSEKSIIDIKSWDGTISFGEFYATACAFAEQWKKFSSGLPQWSWVKCPKPHGVPATSVEGYLCMDGAILPRSTMEDNHECGDGGVEEMVCLAEEELIDSAVLVQQHKHERCHYDFHVVYSLSYRVPVLYFRAYWSDGQPLALGDVENDIPASTLRELNVSKWTFITQEEHPYLNRPWFTLHPCGTSEWMKLLFTSDASAVALGRVAVDRYLVSWFSVVAQVFGLKLPFEMFSNSCQP, from the exons ATGTCTTCAGAAAAGAGTATAATTGATATCAAGTCATGGGATGGTACCATTTCATTTGGAGAGTTCTATGCCACCGCTTGTGCATTTGCTGAGCAGTGGAAGAAGTTTAGCTCTGGTCTTCCTCAATGGTCATGGGTGAAATGTCCAAAGCCTCATGGGGTTCCTGCCACCAGT GTAGAAGGATATCTATGCATGGATGGTGCAATTCTTCCCAGGTCTACAATG gAAGATAATCATGAATGTGGTGATGGTGGAGTAGAAGAGATGGTTTGCTTGGCGGAAGAGGAGTTAATTGATAGTGCTGTATTG GTTCAACAGCACAAGCATGAAAGGTGCCACTATGACTTCCATGTTGTGTACAGCTTATCTTATAGGGTTCCTGTGCTATACTTCCGTGCATATTGGAGTG ATGGACAACCTTTGGCATTGGGTGATGTGGAAAATGACATCCCTGCAAGCACACTACGAGAGCTAAACGTATCCAAATGGACCTTTATAACTCAGGAG GAGCACCCATACTTGAATCGACCATGGTTCACCTTACATCCATGCGGGACTAGTGAGTGGATGAAGCTTCTATTTACTAGCGACGCCTCTGCAGTGGCGCTGGGCAGAGTGGCTGTCGACAGATATCTAGTGTCGTGGTTCTCAGTTGTTGCACAGGTTTTTGGTCTCAAACTTCCCTTTGAAATGTTTAGCAACTCTTGTCAGCCATAG
- the LOC116017231 gene encoding uncharacterized protein LOC116017231: MCNPPPSSSSTTNKNRQSQREKKLKDVHVTALDGVVNVNSLFTIAIFLGLAMASPGQLKSLNVREECQPRANTAKMLVVFEILSFSFFLFSSLVAQSIKLSLNLQPSSSDQASSAAVDETLLTAGVLFSAMSSVVGCLFLLVSMVNVIELKLGVLSCMATSTIVSVAFLIPLSLAGILIYVFAAINRYVSRASNPGDDDSDDAKSTAAQHNA, translated from the exons ATGTGCAACCCACCGCCCTCATCATCCTCTACTACTAATAA AAACAGGCAAAGTCAGCGTGAAAAGAAGCTGAAGGATGTGCACGTGACGGCGCTGGACGGCGTGGTGAACGTGAACTCACTCTTCACCATCGCCATTTTCTTGGGGCTTGCAATGGCGTCGCCGGGGCAGCTGAAGAGCCTGAACGTCCGGGAAGAGTGCCAGCCGCGAGCCAACACCGCGAAGATGCTCGTCGTCTTCGAGATCCTCTCCTTCAGCTTCTTCCTCTTCTCCTCCCTCGTCGCCCAGTCCATCAAGCTCTCCCTCAACCTCCAGCCCAGCTCCTCCGATCAGGCCTCATCCGCCGCCGTCGACGAAACCCTGTTGACGGCCGGAGTCCTCTTCTCCGCCATGTCGTCCGTCGTAGGCTGCCTGTTTTTGCTGGTTTCTATGGTGAATGTGATCGAGTTGAAGCTGGGAGTGCTCTCTTGTATGGCCACCTCCACCATTGTGAGCGTTGCGTTCTTGATCCCCTTGTCGTTGGCCGGAATACTCATCTACGTTTTCGCGGCGATCAACCGATATGTTAGCCGCGCTAGTAACCCCGGCGATGACGACAGCGACGACGCCAAATCCACCGCCGCCCAACACAATGCCTAG
- the LOC116016247 gene encoding poly(A)-specific ribonuclease PARN-like isoform X2, whose protein sequence is MLQRRLFCTAISETAFRSNSGGSNYGKWGIKQVTKSNFSETLNEIETRITESDFIAVSLQTTGAYSSPWQRLLPFDTAEIAYLKAKRAAERYQILQFAVCPFSLRESKLIASPYNFHLFPRDELKTGMPSYSFSCQSSYLISIAREGFDFNACINDGISYLSRAQELAAKDHIRSPSAGSCTVPSPSSRSVADSIFINRIKSRVKHWRNACTDQSKKTEDVLISSLRKMIAATEVHGSRPCLNIDICSEQQVQLVLETLKEFVDVVPLLIPANGGGTQTVRVVLTSSQEDKDLLEELQELENKHNKRVRGFREVVDLISCSQKPVVAHNSLNDFTSIHSKFIAPLPSTLDEFRHSLGRVFPHILDVKHLMKELGSQKNLNNIYVATSYLNSRFFAPVYVELPHQAISTKADSVKSHGHNVLKISELFAKVCSILKVDPKAPEAIEHRGQLPPALECYANIFDPCSTSYQDPPINEEDVRVRAKSCKRVSSKNVVFLWGFQSGISTGQVKSLLYGKHEVFSSEFDIQLVDESCAVLVFSSPGLSAVLLEALDSGSLKEMVSEGIRAARYDAYVKVCKLGLWKANLADSLELALEEESECLSEAHIAKDLSVIHWNSDEMINLDDL, encoded by the exons ATGTTACAGAGACGCTTATTTTGCACTGCTATTTCCGAAACAGCTTTCCGGTCAAACTCCGGCGGCAGCAACTACGGCAAATGGGGCATCAAGCAAGTTACCAAGTCCAACTTCTCCGAGACACTGAACGAGATAGAGACCCGCATAACGGAATCCGATTTCATTGCCGTGTCGTTACAGACGACCGGCGCTTACTCTTCCCCTTGGCAACGGCTGCTCCCCTTCGACACCGCCGAAATCGCTTATCTCAAAGCTAAGCGCGCTGCCGAACGGTACCAGATTCTTCAATTCGCCGTTTGCCCTTTCTCTCTCAGGGAGTCCAAACTCATTGCTTCCCC ATACAATTTTCATTTGTTCCCAAGGGATGAGCTGAAAACAGGGATGCCTTCTTACAGTTTTTCGTGCCAGTCATCGTATTTGATCTCTATTGCTCGAGAAGGTTTCGATTTTAATGCTTGCATAAACGACG GCATATCATACTTATCCAGAGCACAAGAACTAGCTGCAAAAGACCATATTAGGAGTCCATCAGCTGGCAGCTGTACAGTTCCATCTCCATCATCCCGATCAGTTGCTGattctatatttataaacaGGATCAAATCCCGAGTTAAACATTGGAGAAATGCTTGCACTGATCAAAGCAAGAAAACTGAAG ATGTTTTGATAAGTTCCTTGAGGAAAATGATCGCAGCAACCGAAGTACATGGTTCTAGGCCTTGCCTGAACATAGATATCTGCAGTGAACAGCAAGTGCAGCTTGTGCTAGAG ACACTGAAGGAGTTTGTTGATGTTGTACCTCTATTAATTCCAGCAAATGGAGGTGGGACTCAGACAGTCCGGGTTGTTTTGACGAGTTCCCAAGAAGACAAGGATCTCCTTGAG GAACTTCAAGAACTGGAAAATAAGCATAATAAGCGTGTTCGTGGCTTTCGAGAGGTGGTTGATCTGATTTCCTGTTCTCAGAAACCTGTGGTTGCCCACAACTCACTAAATG ATTTTACATCTATTCATTCCAAATTCATAGCTCCACTACCATCAACCCTGGATGAATTTAGACACTCATTGGGTCGTGTCTTCCCTCACATACTTGATGTGAAACATCTTATGAAGGAACTTGGCTCTCAGAAGAATTTGAACAATATATATGTGGCTACATCTTACCTAAATAGCAGGTTCTTTGCCCCGGTATATGTGGAGCTTCCCCACCAAG CTATATCAACCAAGGCAGACAGTGTCAAGAGTCATGGCCATAATGTTTTAAAGATAAGCGAGTTGTTTGCCAAGGTGTGCTCCATTTTGAAAGTTGATCCAAAAGCTCCTGAAGCCATTGAGCACCGTGGCCAATTGCCTCCAGCTCTAGAATGCTATGCAAATATTTTTGATCCATGCTCAACCAGTTATCAGGATCCTCCTATCAATGAAGAAGATGTCAGAGTTCGGGCAAAAAGCTGTAAAAGAGTTAGCAGTAAAAATGTGGTCTTCCTGTGGGGGTTCCAGAGTGGGATTTCCACTGGACAGGTGAAAAGCCTTCTATATGGTAAACACGAAGTCTTCTCGAGcgaatttgacattcaattggTGGACGAGAGTTGTGCAGTACTTGTTTTTTCGAGTCCTGGTTTGTCTGCAGTTCTCTTGGAGGCATTGGATTCTGGTTCTTTGAAAGAGATGGTCTCTGAAGGCATTAGAGCTGCTAGATATGATGCATATGTAAAAGTGTGCAAGTTAGGGTTATGGAAAGCAAACCTGGCTGATTCTTTAGAACTGGCTTTGGAAGAAGAATCTGAATGCCTTTCAGAAGCTCACATTGCAAAGGATCTTTCAGTGATACATTGGAATAGTGATGAAATGATCAATCTAGATGACCTGTAA
- the LOC116016248 gene encoding uncharacterized protein LOC116016248, which produces MAAITFDYMPRLKHNSNGVHLVPRNKILRPCLLRSNSNLNLFGHKLAAGYEPLSFSASTEKTRRSGYVPLRVAGSNQSSASCSFDVVIVGAGIIGLSIARQFLLGSDLSVAVIDAAVPCSGATGAGQGYVWKIHKAPESDKWELAMRSYQLWEILAKNIELEGMDPSEIFGWKKTGSLLIGRTSEESSILRSKVKQLSDAGIRAEFLTRNDLLSEEPALLIEKEGGAAYAPDDCQLDARRAVAFIEKGNRLFAAEGRYAEFYHEPATSLLRSANTGEVEAVQTSKTILHSKKAVILAAGCWSGSLMHDMIKHHNIEVDLPIKPRKGHLLVIENFKPFKLNHGLMEAGYVSHQSATLKSAPNSGSIYDAQSTSVSMTATMDTSGGLVLGSSRQLVGFSTEVDESIINRIWERAGEFFPLLRKESLIDLRQNREVRVGLRPYLPDGKPAIGPVPGFSNLFVAAGHEGEGLTLAPGTAEMIVDMVLGNPWKVDPAPFAVHGRFRS; this is translated from the exons ATGGCAGCGATTACTTTCGACTACATGCCAAGACTCAAACATAACAGTAATGGCGTCCATTTGGTTCCTCGAAATAAGATTCTACGGCCTTGTCTTCTACGCTCGAATTCAAACTTAAACTTGTTTGGACACAAACTTGCTGCCGGTTATGAACCGCTCTCATTTTCGGCTTCAACCGAGAAAACTCGGAGGAGTGGATACGTGCCGCTTCGTGTTGCCGGTTCGAACCAGAGTTCCGCGTCCTGCTCCTTCGATGTTGTGATAGTCGGTGCCGGAATCATCGGTTTGTCCATCGCGCGTCAATTCCTTCTCGGATCGGATCTCTCCGTTGCCGTGATTGATGCCGCTGTGCCTTGCTCCGGCGCTACTGGGGCAG GGCAAGGCTACGTGTGGAAAATACACAAAGCACCGGAGAGTGATAAATGGGAACTGGCAATGAGAAGCTATCAACTTTGGGAGATCCTTGCCAAGAACATTGAACTTGAAGGCATGGATCCTTCAGAGATATTTGGATGGAAGAAGACAG GAAGCTTGTTAATTGGTAGAACTTCTGAGGAATCCTCTATCTTGAGAAGTAAGGTCAAGCAGCTATCTGATGCTGGTATCAGAGCAGAATTCTTGACAAGAAATGACTTGCTCTCTGAAGAACCTGCACTTCTGATTGAAAAGGAAGGCGGAGCAGCATATGCACCAGATGACTGCCAATTGGATGCTCGACGTGCGGTTGCATTTATTGAGAAG GGTAATAGGCTTTTTGCTGCAGAAGGTAGATATGCAGAGTTCTATCATGAGCCTGCTACTTCCTTATTAAG GTCTGCTAACACCGGGGAAGTTGAAGCAGTTCAGACTTCCAAGACCATTTTGCATAGTAAGAAGGCTGTTATACTTGCAGCTGGTTGTTGGAGTGGTTCTTTGATGCATGATATGATTAAGCATCACAATATTGAAGTGGATCTCCCTATCAAGCCTCGAAAG GGTCACCTGCTTGTGATAGAGAACTTTAAGCCCTTTAAGCTGAATCATGGACTTATGGAGGCTGGGTATGTCAGCCATCAATCTGCTACTCTGAAATCTGCACCTAATTCAGGATCCATTTATGATGCACAAAGTACATCCGTCTCAATGACAGCCACTATGGACACGTCTGGTGGTCTTGTTCTTG GTAGCAGCCGACAACTTGTTGGCTTTAGCACTGAGGTGGATGAATCTATCATCAACCGGATATGGGAGCGAGCTGGAGAGTTTTTTCCTTTGCTGAGAAAAGAATCTCTAATAGATCTGCGTCAAAACAGAGAAGTGAGAGTGGGACTGAGACCCTACT TGCCTGATGGGAAGCCGGCGATTGGACCTGTACCTGGATTCTCAAATCTGTTTGTGGCAGCTGGCCATGAAGGAGAAGGACTTACACTG GCTCCCGGAACTGCTGAAATGATTGTTGATATGGTGCTGGGGAATCCTTGGAAAGTTGATCCAGCTCCATTTGCTGTGCATGGTCGTTTTCGTTCATGA